The Streptomyces sp. NBC_01244 genome contains a region encoding:
- a CDS encoding DeoR family transcriptional regulator, with protein sequence MPSTQRTPGRGLPCEERRELIAGSVRTRGRVRVADLVRELGVSRMTIHRDLQHLDARGLVRRIRSGADPVDPVDPVDPVDPAAPADPADPTDPTAPTA encoded by the coding sequence GTGCCCTCGACGCAGCGCACTCCCGGACGGGGACTGCCTTGCGAGGAGCGGCGTGAGCTGATCGCCGGCTCGGTACGGACCAGGGGCCGCGTGCGGGTCGCGGACCTCGTACGGGAACTGGGCGTCAGCCGGATGACGATCCACCGGGACCTCCAACACCTGGACGCCCGGGGCCTGGTCCGCCGGATCCGCTCCGGAGCCGATCCGGTGGACCCCGTGGACCCCGTGGACCCCGTGGACCCCGCGGCCCCCGCGGACCCCGCGGATCCGACCGACCCGACGGCCCCGACCGCCTGA
- a CDS encoding PTS transporter subunit EIIC: protein MAVMQRLGRSLMLPIAVLPAAALLMRFGNADMLGSESLPGWVNEIAKYMAAGGNAVFGNLALLFAVGIAVGFAKKSDGSTGLAAVAGYVVFASVLGKFSDGNVPQIEAVVDHKFAMIDAPVNAGVLGGVVMGIVTALLYQKFYRTKLPDWAGFFGGRRLVPILSSFAGLVIGIVFGLIWPVLGKGIHGLGEWLVNSGSVGAGIFGVVNRALIPVGMHHLVNSFPWYQAGEYNGAHGDIARFLAGDPTAGQFMTGFFPIMMFALPAACLAIVHCARPERRKVVGGMMFSLALTAFVTGITEPIEFTFMFIAPVLYAIHAVLTGVSLALTWALGMKDGFGFSAGAIDFFLNLGIASNPWGLAGIGLCFAAVYYFVFRFAITKWNLPTPGRESDEELAELLKAEAK, encoded by the coding sequence ATGGCGGTCATGCAGCGCCTCGGCCGCAGCCTCATGCTGCCGATCGCCGTACTGCCGGCCGCCGCGCTGCTGATGCGCTTCGGCAACGCCGACATGCTGGGCAGCGAGTCGCTGCCGGGCTGGGTCAACGAGATAGCCAAGTACATGGCCGCCGGCGGCAACGCCGTCTTCGGCAACCTGGCGCTGCTGTTCGCCGTCGGTATCGCGGTGGGCTTCGCGAAGAAGTCCGACGGTTCCACCGGCCTCGCGGCCGTCGCCGGTTACGTGGTCTTCGCCAGCGTGCTCGGCAAGTTCAGCGACGGGAACGTGCCGCAGATCGAGGCGGTCGTCGACCACAAGTTCGCCATGATCGACGCCCCCGTCAACGCCGGTGTCCTCGGCGGTGTCGTCATGGGCATCGTCACCGCCCTGCTGTACCAGAAGTTCTACCGGACCAAGCTGCCGGACTGGGCGGGCTTCTTCGGCGGCCGCCGCCTCGTCCCGATCCTGTCCTCCTTCGCGGGCCTGGTCATCGGCATCGTCTTCGGTCTCATCTGGCCGGTGCTCGGCAAGGGCATCCACGGTCTCGGCGAGTGGCTGGTCAACTCCGGCTCCGTCGGCGCGGGCATCTTCGGCGTCGTCAACCGCGCGCTGATCCCCGTCGGCATGCACCACCTGGTCAACTCCTTCCCGTGGTACCAGGCCGGCGAGTACAACGGCGCCCACGGCGACATCGCCCGCTTCCTCGCCGGCGACCCGACCGCCGGACAGTTCATGACCGGCTTCTTCCCGATCATGATGTTCGCCCTCCCGGCGGCCTGCCTCGCGATCGTGCACTGCGCCCGCCCCGAGCGCCGCAAGGTCGTCGGCGGCATGATGTTCTCCCTCGCGCTCACCGCCTTCGTCACGGGCATCACCGAGCCCATCGAGTTCACCTTCATGTTCATCGCCCCGGTCCTCTACGCGATCCACGCGGTCCTGACCGGTGTCTCCCTGGCCCTGACCTGGGCGCTCGGAATGAAGGACGGCTTCGGCTTCTCCGCCGGCGCGATCGACTTCTTCCTCAACCTCGGCATCGCGTCCAACCCGTGGGGCCTGGCCGGCATCGGCCTCTGCTTCGCGGCGGTCTACTACTTCGTCTTCCGCTTCGCCATCACCAAGTGGAACCTGCCGACCCCCGGCCGCGAGTCCGACGAGGAGCTCGCCGAGCTGCTCAAGGCCGAGGCGAAGTAA
- a CDS encoding macro domain-containing protein — protein MQQPTVIRGDASSPQARGPKIIAHVCNDLGGWGKGFVLALSKRWSEPEAAYRAWHRGRSGNDFALGAVQLVQVRPDTWVANMVGQRGMRTGSGGPPIRYEAVERCLALLAVHAAELGASVHMPRIGCGLAGGKWSRIEPLIRDGLCAKGIAVTVYDFD, from the coding sequence ATGCAGCAGCCGACCGTCATCCGAGGGGACGCGAGCAGTCCGCAGGCCCGGGGGCCGAAGATCATCGCGCACGTCTGCAACGACCTCGGAGGCTGGGGGAAGGGGTTCGTCCTCGCGCTCTCGAAGCGCTGGAGCGAGCCGGAGGCCGCGTACCGGGCCTGGCACAGGGGCCGCAGCGGGAACGACTTCGCGCTCGGCGCGGTACAGCTCGTTCAGGTCCGCCCCGACACCTGGGTCGCGAACATGGTCGGCCAGCGCGGCATGCGCACCGGCAGCGGCGGCCCGCCCATCCGCTACGAGGCGGTCGAGCGCTGCCTCGCGCTCCTGGCGGTCCATGCCGCGGAGCTGGGGGCCTCCGTCCACATGCCCCGCATCGGCTGTGGGCTCGCGGGCGGCAAGTGGTCGCGCATCGAGCCGCTGATCCGGGACGGCTTGTGCGCGAAGGGCATAGCCGTCACGGTGTACGACTTCGACTAG
- a CDS encoding DUF4386 domain-containing protein: protein MSPDRRTAVAAGSLFLLTEVSAIVGAILYRPLLGAADGRLAQGADTQALLGALCEVVLVVAVAGTGAALFPVLRRHGEGLALGYAFGRLLEAAVIAVGIVAVLALVTLRRDPGAADGADGALVAVHHWTFLLGPNIALGLNTVLLAYLAYRARLVPRFIAVLGLAGGPLICASAVAVMFGAYDQLSPAGAVAALPVFAWELALAGYLIIRGFKPGPAADAAPRAER from the coding sequence ATGAGTCCCGACCGGAGAACCGCAGTGGCCGCCGGGTCGCTGTTCCTGCTGACCGAGGTCTCCGCGATAGTCGGGGCGATCCTCTACCGCCCCCTGCTGGGCGCGGCGGACGGCCGGCTCGCGCAGGGCGCCGACACGCAGGCCCTGCTCGGGGCGCTCTGCGAAGTGGTGCTCGTGGTGGCGGTGGCCGGCACCGGGGCGGCACTGTTCCCCGTCCTGCGGCGCCACGGCGAGGGGCTCGCGCTCGGGTACGCCTTCGGGCGACTGCTGGAGGCGGCCGTCATCGCCGTCGGGATCGTCGCCGTCCTGGCGCTCGTCACCCTGCGGCGGGACCCGGGAGCGGCGGACGGCGCGGACGGCGCGCTGGTGGCCGTGCACCACTGGACGTTCCTGCTCGGGCCCAACATCGCCCTCGGCCTGAACACCGTCCTGCTCGCGTACCTGGCGTACCGCGCACGGCTCGTACCGCGCTTCATCGCCGTGCTCGGACTGGCCGGCGGGCCGCTGATCTGCGCCTCGGCCGTCGCCGTGATGTTCGGCGCCTACGACCAGCTCTCCCCGGCGGGAGCGGTCGCGGCCCTCCCGGTCTTCGCCTGGGAGCTGGCGCTGGCCGGGTACCTGATCATCAGGGGCTTCAAGCCAGGCCCCGCCGCGGACGCCGCACCCCGCGCGGAGCGCTAG
- a CDS encoding TetR/AcrR family transcriptional regulator C-terminal domain-containing protein, with translation MTRQEATHTQRIPLNRDRVLRAAVALADATGIDALSMRRLAQELDVVPMALYKHVANKEELLDGMADAVVGEIDPPAAGPGWQQVVRGRILSARRVLLRHPWAARVIESRTGPTPAVLAYLDSMAGLLRAGGLSADLTHHVMHAMGSRLLGFSQELFDTSGPSGPPDPAMAARYPHIAELAATAAHDDGSAVGGGCDDQFEFEFALDLLLDGFENLRRRGWSSTRA, from the coding sequence ATGACCCGGCAGGAAGCCACGCACACGCAACGGATCCCGCTGAACAGGGACCGCGTCCTGCGCGCCGCCGTCGCGCTCGCCGACGCCACCGGCATCGACGCGCTCAGCATGCGCAGGCTCGCCCAGGAGCTGGACGTCGTACCGATGGCCCTCTACAAGCACGTGGCCAACAAGGAGGAGCTGCTCGACGGCATGGCCGACGCCGTCGTCGGCGAGATCGACCCGCCGGCCGCCGGCCCCGGCTGGCAGCAGGTGGTCCGCGGGCGGATCCTCTCGGCCCGGCGGGTCCTGCTGCGCCACCCCTGGGCGGCCCGGGTCATCGAGTCGCGGACCGGCCCCACCCCGGCGGTGCTGGCGTACCTGGACTCGATGGCCGGGCTCCTGCGGGCCGGCGGCCTCTCCGCGGACCTCACGCACCACGTCATGCACGCGATGGGCAGCCGCCTGCTCGGCTTCAGCCAGGAGCTGTTCGACACCTCGGGGCCCTCCGGCCCGCCCGACCCCGCCATGGCGGCGCGCTACCCGCACATCGCGGAACTGGCCGCGACGGCCGCCCACGACGACGGCTCCGCGGTCGGCGGCGGCTGCGACGACCAGTTCGAGTTCGAATTCGCCCTGGACCTCCTCCTGGACGGCTTCGAAAACCTCCGCCGCCGGGGCTGGTCCAGCACGCGCGCCTGA
- a CDS encoding YdcF family protein yields MFAFVPAALFLTLFGVSVRADRRRFRNAVYLGLTFIFTSVGLLSQVTRLPSGVAQAVVLAVFLVPTVGTLALGVFLIGNGLTMVRKEGRRPGNLLSFAAGVAIFLLIAFVLVTADTGPPALDAVVAGVVFLVAYVSFLFLCFLAYAYLYGRIKVRGDVDYVVMLGSGLIGGDRVPPLLASRLRKGQAIHDAQIARGGRAPLLLTSGGRGTDEKVAEARAMADWLMTEGGVPREHLRLEDRSRTTEENLRFSRTVMETEIPSYRCVVVTNNFHAFRAAMMARKAGVNGQVLGSPTAKYFWPSATIREFVAVFWEHRTANLSICGVIVALTAALALSA; encoded by the coding sequence ATGTTCGCATTTGTCCCTGCCGCCCTCTTCCTCACCCTCTTCGGCGTGAGCGTCCGGGCCGACCGCCGCCGTTTCCGCAACGCGGTCTACCTGGGCCTCACCTTCATCTTCACCTCGGTCGGGCTGCTGTCCCAGGTCACGCGCCTGCCGTCCGGGGTGGCCCAGGCCGTGGTCCTGGCGGTCTTCCTGGTACCCACGGTCGGCACGCTCGCCCTCGGCGTCTTCCTGATCGGCAACGGACTGACGATGGTCCGCAAGGAGGGCCGGCGGCCCGGCAACCTGCTGTCCTTCGCGGCGGGCGTGGCGATCTTCCTCCTCATCGCCTTCGTCCTGGTGACGGCCGACACCGGACCGCCCGCCCTGGACGCCGTCGTGGCCGGAGTGGTCTTCCTCGTCGCGTACGTCTCCTTCCTCTTCCTCTGTTTCCTCGCCTACGCCTACCTCTACGGGCGGATCAAGGTGCGCGGGGACGTGGACTACGTGGTGATGCTCGGCTCCGGCCTGATCGGCGGCGACCGGGTCCCGCCCCTGCTGGCCTCGCGGCTGCGCAAGGGGCAGGCGATCCACGACGCCCAGATCGCGCGGGGCGGACGGGCGCCGCTGCTGCTGACCTCGGGCGGCAGGGGGACGGACGAGAAGGTCGCGGAGGCGCGGGCGATGGCGGACTGGCTGATGACCGAGGGCGGCGTACCGCGGGAGCACCTGCGGCTGGAGGACCGCTCCCGCACGACGGAGGAGAACCTCCGGTTCAGCCGGACCGTCATGGAGACGGAGATCCCCTCCTACCGCTGCGTGGTGGTCACCAACAACTTCCACGCCTTCCGCGCCGCGATGATGGCCCGCAAGGCCGGGGTCAACGGGCAGGTGCTCGGCTCGCCGACGGCGAAGTACTTCTGGCCGAGCGCGACGATCCGCGAGTTCGTGGCGGTGTTCTGGGAGCACAGGACCGCCAACCTCAGCATCTGCGGGGTCATCGTCGCCCTGACGGCGGCGCTGGCACTGTCGGCCTGA
- a CDS encoding N-acyl-D-amino-acid deacylase family protein produces MDLVIRGARVVDGTGGPSYTADVAVHEGRIAEVGSRIAGGGRRTLDARGLALAPGFIDMHAHSDLALLRDPDHGAKAAQGVTLEVLGQDGLSYAPVDDRTLGEVRAAIAGWNGTGEDIDFDWRTVGGYLDRLDRAHGGQGIAVNAAYLVPQGTVRAHVLGWGDRPASPAELDRMRALVAEGLAQGAAGMSSGLTYTPGMYASGAELTELCRVVARYGGYYCPHHRSYGRGALAAYAEMVELTREAGCALHLAHATMNFGENQGRAGELLALLDGALAGGADITLDSYPYTPGCTTLVALLPGWANEGGPEAVLARLGDDAEAERIRYALEVEGADGCHGVPVDWSTIEIAGTTDPAYGAYVGTRVPDWETARALLLGDRLGPSILQHVGHEENVRAIMRHPVHTGGSDGILQGAKPHPRAYGTFPHYLGHYVRELGVLSLEECVAHLSGRPAARLRLADRGLVRVGHRADLVLFDPLAVAAGSTYERPRALPAGIPYVLIDGRFVIRDGRRTDVLAGRAVRRTPHDGL; encoded by the coding sequence ATGGACCTGGTCATCCGCGGGGCCCGCGTCGTCGACGGCACGGGCGGGCCCTCCTACACCGCCGACGTCGCCGTCCACGAGGGCCGCATCGCCGAAGTGGGCAGCCGGATCGCGGGCGGCGGGCGGCGCACGCTCGACGCCCGCGGGCTCGCCCTGGCCCCCGGTTTCATCGACATGCACGCCCACAGCGACCTCGCCCTGCTGCGCGATCCGGACCACGGCGCGAAGGCCGCCCAGGGCGTCACCCTCGAGGTCCTCGGCCAGGACGGCCTGTCCTACGCCCCCGTCGACGACCGCACGCTGGGCGAGGTGCGGGCCGCCATCGCCGGCTGGAACGGCACGGGCGAGGACATCGACTTCGACTGGCGCACGGTCGGCGGATACCTGGACCGGCTGGACCGGGCCCACGGCGGGCAGGGCATCGCCGTCAACGCCGCCTACCTCGTCCCCCAGGGCACCGTCCGCGCCCACGTCCTCGGCTGGGGCGACCGCCCCGCCTCCCCGGCCGAGCTCGACCGGATGCGGGCCCTGGTCGCCGAGGGCCTCGCGCAGGGCGCCGCGGGCATGTCCTCCGGGCTCACCTACACCCCGGGCATGTACGCGTCCGGCGCCGAACTGACCGAGCTGTGCCGGGTGGTGGCGCGGTACGGCGGCTACTACTGCCCGCACCACCGCTCGTACGGCCGCGGCGCCCTGGCCGCCTACGCCGAGATGGTCGAGCTGACCCGCGAGGCCGGCTGCGCCTTGCACCTGGCGCACGCCACGATGAACTTCGGCGAGAACCAGGGCCGGGCGGGCGAGCTGCTCGCCCTGCTCGACGGGGCGCTGGCCGGCGGCGCCGACATCACCCTCGACAGCTACCCGTACACCCCCGGCTGCACCACCCTGGTCGCCCTGCTGCCCGGTTGGGCGAACGAGGGCGGGCCCGAGGCGGTCCTGGCGCGCCTCGGCGACGACGCCGAGGCCGAGCGGATCCGGTACGCGCTGGAGGTGGAGGGCGCCGACGGCTGCCACGGGGTCCCGGTCGACTGGTCGACCATCGAGATCGCCGGAACCACGGACCCGGCCTACGGGGCGTACGTCGGCACGCGCGTCCCGGACTGGGAGACGGCCCGGGCGCTGCTGCTGGGCGACCGGCTCGGGCCGAGCATCCTGCAGCACGTCGGGCACGAGGAGAACGTACGGGCGATCATGCGCCACCCGGTCCACACGGGTGGCTCGGACGGCATCCTGCAGGGCGCGAAACCGCATCCGCGGGCCTACGGCACCTTCCCGCACTACCTCGGGCACTACGTGCGCGAGCTGGGCGTCCTCTCCCTGGAGGAATGCGTCGCCCACCTCTCCGGCCGGCCCGCCGCCCGGCTGCGGCTGGCGGACCGGGGTCTGGTGCGCGTCGGGCACCGGGCCGATCTCGTCCTCTTCGATCCGCTGGCGGTCGCGGCCGGATCGACGTACGAGCGCCCGCGCGCGCTGCCCGCCGGGATCCCGTACGTGCTGATCGACGGGCGGTTCGTCATCCGGGACGGGCGCAGGACGGACGTCCTCGCCGGGCGGGCGGTCCGCCGCACGCCACACGACGGCCTCTGA
- a CDS encoding amino acid deaminase, whose product MPSDPVQALAQEPVDHRFKGLPPDAAQAGLTVGELTAQRRSLHTGGFTTPVLTLDAEALSHNLAALGTYAERHGLAFAPHGKTCMAPQLFRRQLEHGAWGITAAVPHQARVYRAFGIQRIFLANELVDAAALRWVAAELAADPGFRFVCYVDSVRGVQLMDRALAGQPQRVDVVVELGAGEGARTGARTDEDCRAVADAVAGTDTLRLVGIAGYEAEVPGADPDSVHAYLRRLTGLAAEFDKAGRFAEVDEIVVSAGGSAWFDAVADVFAELPELSRPVLKLLRSGAYVSHDHGWYTRLTPFNRVPEEGGLRPAFRLWTQVVSRPSPTQAFVNAGKRDIAYDLGLPEAELVRDPLTGAERPATGVRVLKLSDQHAWLETDSAEDVEVGDWVALGMSHPCTIFEKWPLIPVVEADGTVTEYVRTFF is encoded by the coding sequence ATGCCCAGCGACCCCGTCCAGGCCCTCGCCCAGGAGCCGGTGGACCACCGGTTCAAGGGACTCCCCCCGGATGCCGCGCAGGCGGGCCTCACCGTCGGGGAGCTGACCGCCCAGCGGCGGAGCCTCCACACCGGCGGGTTCACCACGCCCGTGCTCACCCTCGACGCGGAGGCGCTGAGCCACAACCTCGCCGCCCTCGGCACCTACGCCGAACGCCACGGCCTGGCCTTCGCCCCGCACGGCAAGACCTGCATGGCCCCGCAGCTGTTCCGGCGTCAGCTCGAGCACGGCGCCTGGGGCATCACCGCCGCCGTGCCCCACCAGGCCCGCGTCTACCGGGCGTTCGGCATCCAGCGGATCTTCCTCGCCAACGAGCTCGTCGACGCCGCCGCCCTGCGCTGGGTGGCCGCCGAGCTCGCCGCGGACCCCGGTTTCCGCTTCGTCTGCTACGTGGACTCCGTGCGCGGGGTCCAGCTCATGGACCGGGCCCTGGCGGGGCAGCCGCAGCGCGTCGACGTGGTCGTCGAGCTCGGCGCCGGGGAAGGCGCCCGCACGGGTGCCCGTACGGACGAGGACTGCCGGGCCGTCGCCGACGCGGTGGCGGGGACCGACACCCTGCGCCTGGTCGGCATCGCCGGATACGAGGCGGAGGTGCCCGGCGCCGACCCCGACTCCGTGCACGCCTACCTGCGGCGGCTCACCGGCCTGGCGGCGGAGTTCGACAAGGCCGGGCGGTTCGCGGAGGTCGACGAGATCGTCGTCAGCGCGGGCGGCTCCGCCTGGTTCGACGCCGTCGCCGACGTGTTCGCCGAGCTGCCGGAGCTCTCGCGGCCGGTCCTGAAGCTGCTGCGCTCCGGTGCGTACGTCTCCCACGACCACGGCTGGTACACCCGGCTCACCCCCTTCAACCGGGTCCCCGAGGAGGGCGGCCTGCGCCCCGCCTTCCGACTCTGGACGCAGGTGGTCTCCCGGCCCTCCCCCACCCAGGCGTTCGTCAACGCCGGCAAGCGGGACATCGCCTACGACCTGGGGCTGCCCGAGGCGGAGCTCGTACGCGATCCGCTCACCGGCGCCGAGCGCCCGGCGACGGGCGTCCGCGTCCTCAAGCTCTCCGACCAGCACGCCTGGCTGGAGACGGACTCCGCCGAGGACGTGGAGGTCGGCGACTGGGTGGCGCTGGGCATGTCCCACCCGTGCACGATCTTCGAGAAGTGGCCGCTGATCCCGGTGGTGGAGGCCGACGGCACGGTCACGGAGTACGTCCGGACCTTCTTCTAA
- a CDS encoding IclR family transcriptional regulator has product MSQSVERALRILPALAKGPAGLGEVAEVLGVHKSTALRLLRTLQEHGFAYRQADGRYRLGASLFALAAESIENLDVREIAHPHLLELNRTTGHTVHLALHQDDEVVYVDKVDSRYAVRMYSRIGRPVPLTVAAVAKLLIADLPEAERRALAARIEYPAYTARSTPDAAAYLRELDLVRAQGWATDLGGHEESLNCLAAPVRGPDGRVVAAMSVSAPGVVLPVAGLLELLPLVRRTADAIGREYSGSGPAQEDRQP; this is encoded by the coding sequence GTGAGCCAGTCGGTGGAGCGGGCGCTCCGGATCCTGCCTGCCCTGGCCAAGGGCCCGGCCGGGCTCGGCGAGGTCGCCGAGGTGCTCGGCGTGCACAAGAGCACGGCCCTGCGGCTGCTGCGGACCCTCCAGGAACACGGCTTCGCGTACCGGCAGGCCGACGGGCGCTACCGGCTCGGTGCCTCCCTCTTCGCCCTGGCCGCCGAGTCCATCGAGAACCTCGACGTGCGCGAGATCGCGCACCCGCACCTGCTGGAACTGAACCGGACCACCGGGCACACCGTGCACCTCGCCCTCCACCAGGACGACGAGGTCGTCTACGTCGACAAGGTGGACAGCCGCTACGCGGTACGGATGTACTCGCGCATCGGCCGGCCCGTCCCCCTCACCGTCGCCGCCGTGGCGAAGCTGCTGATCGCCGACCTGCCGGAGGCGGAGCGCCGGGCCCTGGCCGCGCGCATCGAGTACCCGGCCTACACCGCCCGCTCCACCCCCGACGCCGCCGCGTACCTGCGCGAGCTGGACCTCGTACGCGCCCAGGGGTGGGCCACGGACCTCGGCGGCCACGAAGAGTCCCTGAACTGCCTCGCCGCCCCCGTCCGCGGACCCGACGGCCGCGTGGTCGCCGCGATGTCCGTCTCCGCCCCCGGCGTGGTCCTCCCCGTCGCGGGGCTGCTCGAACTCCTCCCGCTCGTACGGCGGACCGCCGACGCCATCGGCCGCGAGTACTCAGGCTCGGGCCCCGCACAGGAAGACAGGCAGCCATGA
- a CDS encoding RidA family protein has product MTDKIAIIPATHTAPPAKFSHGVRKGNILQVAGQVGFLPHVDGQEPTPAGPTLREQTLQTLENVRSVLEAGGAGWDDVMMLRVYLTDTTHFAEMNEIYNAYFEEQNLKQAPSARTTVYVGLPGGLLIEIDALAVLDA; this is encoded by the coding sequence ATGACCGACAAGATCGCGATCATCCCCGCCACCCACACCGCCCCGCCCGCGAAGTTCTCGCACGGCGTCCGCAAGGGCAACATCCTCCAGGTCGCCGGCCAGGTCGGCTTCCTCCCGCACGTGGACGGGCAGGAGCCCACGCCGGCCGGCCCCACCCTGCGCGAGCAGACCCTCCAGACGCTGGAGAACGTCCGCTCCGTCCTGGAGGCGGGCGGCGCGGGCTGGGACGACGTGATGATGCTGCGCGTCTACCTCACCGACACCACGCACTTCGCGGAGATGAACGAGATCTACAACGCCTACTTCGAGGAGCAGAACCTCAAGCAGGCCCCCTCCGCCCGCACCACCGTCTACGTGGGTCTCCCCGGCGGCCTGCTGATCGAGATCGACGCCCTCGCGGTGCTCGACGCCTGA
- a CDS encoding lamin tail domain-containing protein, translated as MAAVIATGTLAALAVTPAQAAESGYSLKVRGVQYDAPGADSNSCSTGNTAAEYLTIKNYSTTATVNLKGYVVKDATGNRFTFTNNHYLQPGDFVKLRGGYGTESDAGNVAYRGSCNFIWNNDRDTIHLSTPSGKSADSHAYTKSGSDRDGNGYITFHG; from the coding sequence ATGGCCGCGGTCATAGCCACCGGCACGCTGGCGGCCCTCGCCGTCACCCCGGCCCAGGCCGCCGAGTCCGGCTATTCCCTGAAGGTCCGCGGAGTCCAGTACGACGCCCCCGGCGCGGACTCCAACAGCTGCTCCACCGGCAACACCGCCGCGGAGTACCTGACGATCAAGAACTACTCCACCACGGCGACGGTGAACCTCAAGGGTTACGTCGTCAAGGACGCCACCGGCAACCGCTTCACCTTCACCAACAACCACTACCTCCAGCCCGGTGACTTCGTGAAGCTCCGTGGCGGATACGGCACCGAGTCCGACGCCGGCAACGTGGCCTACCGCGGCAGCTGCAACTTCATCTGGAACAACGACCGCGACACGATCCACCTGTCCACCCCGTCCGGCAAGTCCGCCGATTCGCACGCCTACACCAAGAGCGGATCCGACCGCGACGGCAACGGGTACATCACCTTCCACGGCTGA